The proteins below come from a single Dermatophilaceae bacterium Soc4.6 genomic window:
- the fabI gene encoding enoyl-ACP reductase FabI: MGILEGKRLLITGVLMDSSIAFHIAKVAQEEGAQVVLTSFGRTMKITSTIAKRLPTTPPVIELDVSNQDDLDSLAERLTEHVDGLDGVVHSIGFAPPGAFNFMEGTWDDVATAVQISAFSLKSLAVAALPLMAPGGSVVGLTFDAKFAWPVYDWMGVAKAAFEATNRYLARDLGAKGIRSNLVSAGPIRTTAAKSIPGFEQFEAVWSDRAPLGWDLADPVPAARACVALLSDWFPATTGEIVHVDGGVHAMGQ, encoded by the coding sequence ATGGGCATCCTCGAGGGCAAGCGCCTTCTCATCACCGGCGTCCTGATGGACTCCTCCATCGCCTTCCACATCGCCAAGGTGGCCCAGGAGGAGGGAGCACAGGTCGTGCTCACGTCCTTCGGTCGCACGATGAAGATCACCTCCACCATCGCCAAGCGGCTGCCGACGACGCCGCCGGTCATCGAGCTCGACGTGTCGAACCAGGACGACCTCGACAGCCTGGCCGAGCGGCTCACGGAGCACGTCGACGGCCTCGACGGGGTGGTCCACTCGATCGGTTTCGCGCCCCCCGGTGCCTTCAACTTCATGGAGGGCACGTGGGACGACGTCGCCACCGCCGTGCAGATCTCGGCCTTCTCGCTCAAGAGCCTCGCGGTCGCGGCGCTGCCGCTGATGGCTCCCGGCGGCAGCGTCGTCGGTCTCACCTTCGACGCGAAGTTCGCCTGGCCGGTCTACGACTGGATGGGCGTGGCCAAGGCCGCGTTCGAGGCGACCAACCGCTACCTCGCGCGCGACCTGGGGGCGAAGGGCATCCGCTCCAACCTCGTCTCGGCGGGCCCGATCCGCACGACGGCGGCCAAGTCGATCCCGGGCTTCGAGCAGTTCGAGGCCGTATGGAGCGACCGTGCCCCCCTGGGCTGGGACCTCGCCGACCCCGTGCCCGCCGCCCGCGCCTGCGTGGCGCTGCTCAGCGACTGGTTCCCCGCGACGACGGGCGAGATCGTCCACGTCGACGGCGGGGTCCACGCCATGGGGCAGTGA
- the fabG gene encoding 3-oxoacyl-ACP reductase FabG: protein MTDTPTTVSNPEAAAPQRVLVTGGNRGIGLAIARAMSAQGDEVVITHRSGKPPEGLRGVLCEVTSTDSVNAAFDQAEKILGGPVEVLICNAGITRDGLIMRMSDADFDSVIETNLSGAFKCSRRAVKGMIRARHGRIVFVSSVSGFSGAPGQANYAASKSGLVGMARSIARELGSRGITANVIAPGFIDTDMTAELTDEVRAGYMSSIPMGRFASVEEVTGVVRFLASPDSAYITGAVIPVDGGLGMGH from the coding sequence ATGACCGACACCCCGACGACCGTCAGCAACCCGGAGGCCGCGGCGCCGCAACGGGTCCTGGTGACGGGGGGCAACCGGGGCATCGGCCTGGCCATCGCCCGGGCGATGTCGGCCCAGGGCGACGAGGTCGTCATCACCCACCGCTCGGGCAAGCCCCCCGAGGGGCTGCGCGGCGTCCTGTGCGAGGTCACCTCGACCGACTCGGTCAACGCCGCGTTCGACCAGGCCGAGAAGATCCTCGGTGGCCCCGTCGAGGTGCTGATCTGCAACGCCGGCATCACACGCGACGGGCTGATCATGCGCATGTCGGACGCCGACTTCGACTCCGTGATCGAGACCAACCTCTCGGGCGCGTTCAAGTGCAGCCGTCGGGCGGTCAAGGGCATGATCCGGGCCCGGCACGGTCGCATCGTCTTCGTCAGCAGCGTGTCCGGCTTCTCCGGCGCCCCCGGGCAGGCCAACTACGCCGCCAGCAAGTCGGGTCTGGTGGGCATGGCCCGATCCATCGCCCGCGAGCTCGGCTCCCGGGGGATCACGGCCAACGTCATCGCCCCCGGCTTCATCGACACCGACATGACCGCCGAGCTGACCGACGAGGTCCGCGCCGGCTACATGTCCAGCATCCCCATGGGCCGCTTCGCCTCGGTCGAGGAGGTGACCGGGGTGGTCCGCTTCCTCGCGAGCCCCGACTCGGCCTACATCACCGGTGCGGTGATCCCCGTCGACGGCGGTCTCGGCATGGGCCACTGA
- a CDS encoding DUF3099 domain-containing protein produces MPEYHTPTRESRDAGPHHPSSQPHPVQSVTDVPSSVSADRADRARRYLTAMGLRGICFVLAIVTTGWLRWTFVAGAVILPYIAVVLANAVGPRTGGTVTRVDPRSKQTRALTGTIDDGPVVDGSTGQHDVSASRD; encoded by the coding sequence GTGCCCGAATACCACACCCCGACGCGTGAGTCACGCGACGCCGGGCCCCATCATCCCTCCTCCCAGCCGCACCCGGTGCAGTCCGTCACGGACGTCCCGTCATCGGTGTCGGCCGACCGCGCCGACCGTGCCCGCCGCTACCTGACGGCCATGGGGCTGCGCGGCATCTGCTTCGTCCTCGCCATCGTCACCACCGGCTGGCTCCGGTGGACCTTCGTCGCGGGCGCGGTGATCCTGCCCTACATCGCGGTCGTCCTGGCCAACGCCGTCGGCCCCCGCACGGGCGGCACGGTGACCCGGGTCGACCCGCGCTCCAAGCAGACGCGGGCCCTGACCGGGACCATCGACGACGGCCCTGTGGTGGACGGGTCGACGGGTCAGCATGACGTCAGCGCCTCGCGCGACTGA